A DNA window from Hoplias malabaricus isolate fHopMal1 chromosome 5, fHopMal1.hap1, whole genome shotgun sequence contains the following coding sequences:
- the LOC136696573 gene encoding tumor protein p53-inducible nuclear protein 2 isoform X3, whose protein sequence is MFQRLSNLLFGEVEDVAAELNGPKPCVTEADEEGWLLVNLPEGAAAEASPMEDLLIEHPSMSVYVSPGNLPPVEQSTVSLTSSTSRMSDSAAPPVVRSLPTRVARGSACHAVTLAKITQVSRVQRAVSRVERRHLGRTRIQRQNRVRDQIPHRATSARKSFLHQPKQRSLYH, encoded by the exons ATGTTCCAGAGGCTCAGCAACCTGCTTTTCGGAGAAGTGGAGGACGTCGCCGCCGAGCTGAATGGACCCAAACCCTGCGTCACTGAAGCTGATGAGGAGGGATGGCTTCTGGTCAATTTACCCG AAGGAGCTGCTGCAGAGGCCAGCCCCATGGAGGACCTTCTCATCGAGCACCCGAGCATGTCCGTCTACGTCTCGCCTGGAAACCTTCCTCCGGTGGAGCAGAGCACCGTCAGTCTCACCAGCAGCACAAG caggaTGTCTGACTCAGCAGCGCCCCCTGTGGTGAGGAGCTTGCCCACAAGGGTGGCGCGAGGCTCAGCGTGTCATGCGGTCACACTGGCGAAGATCACGCAGGTGTCACGCGTGCAAAGAGCCGTGTCCCGCGTGGAGCGCCGTCACCTCGGCCGCACCCGGATCCAGCGTCAGAACCGTGTCCGGGATCAGATCCCACACCGAGCCACAAGCGCTCGCAAATCCTTCCTGCACCAGCCGAAGCAGCGCAGCTTGTACCACTGA
- the LOC136696573 gene encoding tumor protein p53-inducible nuclear protein 2 isoform X2, with amino-acid sequence MFQRLSNLLFGEVEDVAAELNGPKPCVTEADEEGWLLVNLPGNGDCTMLGEDGAEAPPTAQSLPHSECQGAESTQDQTRPPLTCDPAPSPRKSRRTRVAKAKAKAKACPPFPFCPSPPSPIGSGGVNAMSDPAHCPHGSAPVSPGARSDRLERGSMDESWFVTPPPCFTAEGAAAEASPMEDLLIEHPSMSVYVSPGNLPPVEQSTVSLTSSTRMSDSAAPPVVRSLPTRVARGSACHAVTLAKITQVSRVQRAVSRVERRHLGRTRIQRQNRVRDQIPHRATSARKSFLHQPKQRSLYH; translated from the exons ATGTTCCAGAGGCTCAGCAACCTGCTTTTCGGAGAAGTGGAGGACGTCGCCGCCGAGCTGAATGGACCCAAACCCTGCGTCACTGAAGCTGATGAGGAGGGATGGCTTCTGGTCAATTTACCCG GTAACGGTGACTGTACCATGTTGGGCGAGGACGGGGCAGAGGCGCCACCCACAGCACAGTCCCTCCCACACAGTGAGTGTCAAGGGGCGGAGTCTACACAAGACCAAACCAGGCCCCCTTTGACATGTGACCCCGCCCCTTCCCCACGTAAAAGCCGCAGGACTAGAGTGGCCAAGGCTAAGGCTAAGGCAAAGGCATGCCCCCCTTTCCCGTTTTGTCCCAGTCCTCCCTCTCCCATTGGGTCTGGAGGAGTGAATGCAATGTCAGACCCCGCCCACTGCCCGCATGGCTCCGCCCCTGTGTCGCCCGGGGCCCGTAGCGACAGGCTGGAGCGGGGCAGCATGGACGAGAGCTGGTTTGTCACCCCTCCCCCCTGTTTCACTGCAGAAGGAGCTGCTGCAGAGGCCAGCCCCATGGAGGACCTTCTCATCGAGCACCCGAGCATGTCCGTCTACGTCTCGCCTGGAAACCTTCCTCCGGTGGAGCAGAGCACCGTCAGTCTCACCAGCAGCACAAG gaTGTCTGACTCAGCAGCGCCCCCTGTGGTGAGGAGCTTGCCCACAAGGGTGGCGCGAGGCTCAGCGTGTCATGCGGTCACACTGGCGAAGATCACGCAGGTGTCACGCGTGCAAAGAGCCGTGTCCCGCGTGGAGCGCCGTCACCTCGGCCGCACCCGGATCCAGCGTCAGAACCGTGTCCGGGATCAGATCCCACACCGAGCCACAAGCGCTCGCAAATCCTTCCTGCACCAGCCGAAGCAGCGCAGCTTGTACCACTGA
- the LOC136696573 gene encoding tumor protein p53-inducible nuclear protein 2 isoform X1 has product MFQRLSNLLFGEVEDVAAELNGPKPCVTEADEEGWLLVNLPGNGDCTMLGEDGAEAPPTAQSLPHSECQGAESTQDQTRPPLTCDPAPSPRKSRRTRVAKAKAKAKACPPFPFCPSPPSPIGSGGVNAMSDPAHCPHGSAPVSPGARSDRLERGSMDESWFVTPPPCFTAEGAAAEASPMEDLLIEHPSMSVYVSPGNLPPVEQSTVSLTSSTSRMSDSAAPPVVRSLPTRVARGSACHAVTLAKITQVSRVQRAVSRVERRHLGRTRIQRQNRVRDQIPHRATSARKSFLHQPKQRSLYH; this is encoded by the exons ATGTTCCAGAGGCTCAGCAACCTGCTTTTCGGAGAAGTGGAGGACGTCGCCGCCGAGCTGAATGGACCCAAACCCTGCGTCACTGAAGCTGATGAGGAGGGATGGCTTCTGGTCAATTTACCCG GTAACGGTGACTGTACCATGTTGGGCGAGGACGGGGCAGAGGCGCCACCCACAGCACAGTCCCTCCCACACAGTGAGTGTCAAGGGGCGGAGTCTACACAAGACCAAACCAGGCCCCCTTTGACATGTGACCCCGCCCCTTCCCCACGTAAAAGCCGCAGGACTAGAGTGGCCAAGGCTAAGGCTAAGGCAAAGGCATGCCCCCCTTTCCCGTTTTGTCCCAGTCCTCCCTCTCCCATTGGGTCTGGAGGAGTGAATGCAATGTCAGACCCCGCCCACTGCCCGCATGGCTCCGCCCCTGTGTCGCCCGGGGCCCGTAGCGACAGGCTGGAGCGGGGCAGCATGGACGAGAGCTGGTTTGTCACCCCTCCCCCCTGTTTCACTGCAGAAGGAGCTGCTGCAGAGGCCAGCCCCATGGAGGACCTTCTCATCGAGCACCCGAGCATGTCCGTCTACGTCTCGCCTGGAAACCTTCCTCCGGTGGAGCAGAGCACCGTCAGTCTCACCAGCAGCACAAG caggaTGTCTGACTCAGCAGCGCCCCCTGTGGTGAGGAGCTTGCCCACAAGGGTGGCGCGAGGCTCAGCGTGTCATGCGGTCACACTGGCGAAGATCACGCAGGTGTCACGCGTGCAAAGAGCCGTGTCCCGCGTGGAGCGCCGTCACCTCGGCCGCACCCGGATCCAGCGTCAGAACCGTGTCCGGGATCAGATCCCACACCGAGCCACAAGCGCTCGCAAATCCTTCCTGCACCAGCCGAAGCAGCGCAGCTTGTACCACTGA